A single window of Gopherus flavomarginatus isolate rGopFla2 chromosome 15, rGopFla2.mat.asm, whole genome shotgun sequence DNA harbors:
- the LOC127034911 gene encoding uncharacterized protein LOC127034911 — MSAYCKAREGNRRSGAAPTTCRFYKELDAILGCDPTANPRTTMESSEQGEVGDGVEDGDSEATGVEGDTPESQDTWSQDLFSSPEEASQSQQLEADGEEEAEDRARGTLTTAAVSPPSRRLQNLRRNPRKSKEELIKSVLSDYNRESRKTEEWRSSVQEWRKTVHEWRQTESRRKELSAKKTTKQMISLLSRQTESFESLVAMQTNMYHANPQPSQSPLPCHPVYSQNNFLQQPVPYYPQLPPTPIRSPTSPDNYNSYPVHSTPIILQHSNAEVQQTVNIDQNRT, encoded by the exons ATGAGTgcgtactgcaaagcccgtgagggaaatcgccgctcaggagctgcccccacaacctgcaggttttacaaggagctggatgccatacttgggtgtgaccccactgcgaATCctaggaccacgatggagagttcagagcagggagaagtgggggatggtgtagaggacggagacagtgaggctactggcgtggagggagacaccccggagtcccaggacacaTGGAGCCAGGATCTCTTCTCCagcccggaggaggctagccagtcgcagcagctggaagctgacggtgaggaggaagctgaggatcgtgctcgtg ggaccttgactactgcagctgtATCACCaccctcacgtaggttgcagaacttgagacgcaatcctaggaaatcaaaagaggaattgatcaagtctGTTCTGAGCgactacaacagggaaagtaggaagacagaggaatggagaagcagTGTACAGGAGTGGAGAAAgactgtacatgaatggag gcaaacagaaagcaggagaaaggaattgtctgccaaaaaaacaacaaagcagatgataagcctcctgtctcgccaaactgagtctttcgagtctcttgtagccatgcagacaaatatgtaccatgctaacccacagccctcccaaagccctcttccttgtcaCCCTGTATattcacaaaacaactttctccagcagccagttccttattatccccagctgcccccaacacctataagatcacctactagccctgataactataattcttaccctgttcactccacccccatcattctgcagcatagtaatgctGAAGTGCAACAGACAGTGAatattgatcaaaataggacatag